A stretch of DNA from Candidatus Polarisedimenticolia bacterium:
TCTGAAGGCCGAGTACCCGAAGACCAGGGTGGTCTCCGACCAGCGCTTCGTGGACAACGGGCGAATCATCACCACCGCGGGGCTGTCCTCGGGGATCGACGGGGCGCTGCATCTCCTGTCCCGGATGCTCGGCAGGGGGAAGGCCCAGACGGTCGCGTTGAACATGGAGTACGACTGGCGTCCCGACTCCCGCTATGCCCGCGCGGCGCTGGCCGATCGGCTCATCCCCGACATCGACCTGGACCGGCTCGGTGAGTGGAGCATCGTCAGCACCCAGGGCACGACCGAGACGTGGGACATCGTCGTGCGCGGGACCACCGACCTCGGCCGCGCGGAGCTTCTGGACCGCGTCGGCCAGGCCTTCGCGAAGCAGGGCAAGTGGTCCGGGGCCAAGCGCGGCGCCGCGGCCGTCCCCTCGACGCCGCGCACCGACTGGACCTTCAGCGGCCCCGACGGCCGGCGCTGGGCCGGGACGCTCGGCGTGGAGGCCGTCACCGGCCGGGACAAGCAGTACACCCTGTCGCTCCACATCGCGCGGCTCGGCTGAGCGCCTCCGGGCCGTCCGCGAGCCTCAGAAGTGCCCGAAGCCGAAGCGCCGCCGTCCTCCCAGCGATCGGCCCATCGACAGGTAGATGGCGTCGTGCCCCCCGTCCGCGTGGCCGTACGCCAGGAAGAGCGGGCCGAGGAACGTGTCCGCTCCGATCACCAGTGTCGCCGCGTAATGCAGATCGCCCGTGCCGACGTCGCGGCTCGTGGCCCAGGCGTTGCCCGCCTCCAGCCAGCCGCCGAGATAGATGGCCTGGCCGGAGATCCCCGAGAGCTTTCCCGATCGCCTGTAGTATCCCGCTCGTGCCACGCCGAAAAGCTGGCCGCGCAGCTGCCCCTGCTTGAACCCGGAAAGGGAAAACAAGCCTCCAACGGGGAACTCGTCGTAGAACGGGATCGCGCTTCCCAGGTTGGTGCCGCCCTCGAGACCCATGAACACATGATGGCGGCCGGCGCCGAAGACCTGGACGATGGATCCCTGGATCCGGTCGTAGGAGACATCCGAACCGAGTCCTCGCCGCGGCAGGTAGACGTCGAGGCCGGCCCCGCGACCGCGGTGCGGGAAGTTCGGGTTGTCAAACCGATCGACCACGAAGCGCCCCGCGTACGCGGCCACCGGGACGTCCAGGACCGGCAACCCCGGATCGCCGACCCTCGGCCGGGCCCATACCCGTCCGCGGATGACCCCGATGCGCGCCTCGCCGTAGCGGCCGAGCTGCGCCCCCAGGGCCAGGGATCCCGAAACCGAGCGCGTCTGGTAGTCGGCGATCCGATCGTCCCCCTCGAACACCCCGACGATCGCGTTGGCGTAATCCACGCTCGGCGCGACGAAGAAAGTCCCCGAGAAATCGAGCGGCTGATAGAACTCCGAGGAGACCCGCCGCGTCTCGCCGACCTCGACGTCGCTGCGCCATTCGGCCCCCAGAGGGTCGATCCGTGTCATGGTCAGCCTGGAGATGATGTTGAAGTCCGTGTCCCCCTGGAAGTCGTTCCGCAAGTTCAGGCCGAAGCGCAGGTAGTTCGGTCCCCACGACTTCTCCCGGGTCCGGATCACGAGCTTCGTCCGGTCCCCCTCCTGCTCCAGGGCGTAATCGACCCGCTCGAAATCTCCCAGCTCGTAGATTCGTGCCAGGTCGGACTTCAAGGTCTGAATCTCGAGCGGGCCACCGGCCCGGGTCTTCAGCCGCTTCTCGATGATGCGCCGATCGACCCGCGTGTACCCCTCCACGGTGACCGCGTCGATGCGGGGCGGAGCGGAGAGCGGCGCGCGCGCGCGCGCCAGATGCTCACGGAACGCGTCGTCCGTGAGGGCCAGGCGGCCCAGCGCCTCCGGCTGCGCGAGGGCCGCGGTGGTGCCGGCCTCGAGGATGTCATCCGCCCGTGCGTAGTCGGTCGCGGTGATCGTCCCCAGCTCGGGGACGATCGCGATGTCGGCATCCTTGATCTGCTCCTCGACGTTTTCGTGCGTCATGATCCCCGTGACCTGCAGCGTGATATTCGGAAGGGAGCGCAGCTCCTCGGGGGAAAAGAGCGGCGAGCTCACGTCGACCGCGATGACCACATCGGCTCCCATCGAGCGCGCGACGTCCACCGGCAGATTGCGCACCAGCCCGCCGTCCCCGAGGATTCTGCCGTCGATCTCGAACGGCGCGACGATGCCGGGGATGCTCATGCTGGCGTGCAGGGCGTCGGCGAGGTTGCCGCTCCGGAGGACCACCATCTCCCCGGTCCCCAGGTCGGTGGCGACGGCCCGGAACGGTGTCGGCAGGCGGTCGAAATCGCGCACGCGCGCCGCCGGCAGCGTGAGGGATTGCAGGGCGAAGGCAATCTTCTGGCCGGCTACAAGCCCCCGGGGCAGGAGGAGCCGGCCGTTCCGTATCCCCATCTCCAGCTTGATCAAATCGCTCGCATCGTCCTCCTTCCGCCGGTAGCCGAGATCGCGGCGCGCAGGCAGGTCATTGAAGGTGTCGGGCCAGTCCACCTCCAGGAGGGCCGTGCGGATCTGCGCGGGAGAGAGCCCCGAGGCGTACAGCCCCCCGACGATGGCGCCCATGCTGGTGCCCGCCATGCAGTCGATCGGAATCCGCTGCGCTTCCAGGGCCTCGAGGACCGCAACGTGCGCGATGCCGCGCGCGCCGCCCCCCGAGAGGGCGAGGCCGATCCGGGGACGTGAGGGAGGGGCCGCGCCGCCGGCCAGGAGGAGCACGAGGAGCCCGAGAGCCGCCGCCCCCGCGCGGGCGCGATCGGTTCCCGCGCTCAAGGCTGCGCGGGGACCTGCGTCGTCAAGGTGACCGCCTTGCCTCCGCGCAGGACGACGACGGCCACCTGCTCGTCCGGGCCGAGCGCCGTGATCTTCTGCCGGACCATCGCGAGGCTGTTCGGCTCGGCGAGGGACGTCCCGAGGATCGACAGGATGATGTCCCCGCCCACGACCAGGTCCTCGCCGCCGATGCTGGCCCGGGTCGTCCCCCCCTTCAGCCCGAGCCGCTCGGCCGGGGACCCCGCGGCCACCCGCTGAATCAGGAGGCCGACTCCGGGAGGCGGGACGTTGAACACCTGCGCCAGGTCGCCCGAGAGCATGAAGCCGTTGACCCCGCTCCAGAACGATTTCTGCTCCAGGAGCTGGCGCGCCACCCTGGAGGTCACGGCGAACCCGAGCCCCTCCGATCCTCCGGAGTGGGACAGGATGTGGCTGACGATGCCGATCACCTCCCCCTGCATGTCGAACAACGGCCCCCCGGAGTTCCCCTGGTTGATCGAGGCGTCGGTCTGGAAGAATTCCGCGCGCGACATGCCGCTGAAGGTCGAATTCGGCTTGCGGCGGGCGCTGATGTGCCCGGCGGTCAGCGTGTGGCTGGCGCCCAGGGGCGCCCCCACCACGAAGACCGGGGCGCCGATCTCGACCGCGTCCGAGTCGCCGAGCCTCGCGACGAACGGCCCGCGCGGCGGTTTCTCCAGCTGCAGGACCGCCACGTCGGCCGAGGGCTCGGACGACAGGACCCGCGCCTTCACGACCTCCCCGGTCAGGAACTCGACCTCGATCGCGTTGGCCGTCTGCACCACGTGCGCGGCGGTCAGCACCTTGCCGTCCGGCGTGATGAGGACGCCGGAGCCCAGACCGGACACGCTGACCGGCAGGCTCTCCGGGCCCGGCGGCAGATCGACCTCCGTGGTGTGGATCTCGACGACCGCCGGATCCACCCGCCTGAAGACCTCCGACAGGGTCGGCGGTCCTTCGGCCGCTCCCGCGGCGGGGCCGGCGGCCCACAGCATCACGATGGCGATGCAGACCGCAGCGCATGGCTTCATCATGGCGATCTCCGTCTCGAGAGCGGGCGCGTCTCCTGCCTGTCGGAATCGGCGGCGATGGTAGCCTCGGCCCGGCTCGGAGTCAACGCACGGCGGAGAGATCTCCGTGCGTCGCTCCGACCATCGCATCCTCACCATGGAGATCTCGGCACCGCCCGCGCTTGACGGGGGCGCGGCGTTGGCGGTACCTTGCCGCGTTCGTCACAATCGACGTCCACCCATCGGAGAGGCCTCCATGACTGCGCACTCCCCCAGGCGCCCGTCCCTGACCGTTTTCCTCATCGCCCTGATTCTCGCGCTGGTGGCCGGCCCCGCGGCGTGGCACCGGATCGAGGCGGCCGCCGCGACGCCGAAGCCCGGCGCGAAGAGCCCCACCGTCGCCGAGGCGACCGCCTTCATCGAGGCGGCCGAGAGCCGGCTTCAGGACCTGGCGATCAAGTCCGACCGGGCCAACTGGGTCCAGTCGAACTTCATCACGGAAGACACCGAGAAGATCGCCGCCGACGCCAACGAGGCGCTCATCGGGGCGGTGGCCGAGAATGCCCTCGCCGCCCGGCGCTTCGAGGGGCTCAAGCTGCCTGCCGACGTGGCGCGCAAGTTCGCGCTCCTGAAGGTGGCGGTGGAGCTTCCGGCTCCCAGCAACGAGTCCGAGCGCGGCGAGCTGACCGAGATCGCCGCGTCGCTCGAGGGGGCCTACGGACGGGGGAAATACTGCCCGCCGGCCACCGCGGCCGCCCCGGCCGGCGGCGGCGCGGAGGGCTCGGGCGACGGCTGCCTCGACGTCAACGCCATCACCAAGATCATGGCGGACAGCCGCGACCCGAAGCAGCTGCTCGATGTCTGGCGCGGCTGGCACACCATCTCGCCGCCGATGCGCCCGAAGTACCAGCGCTTCGTCGAGCTGGCGAACAAGGGGGCCCGCGAGCAGGGCTTCAAGGATCTCGGCGCCCTGTGGCGCTCGAGCTACGACATGCCCCCCGACGCCTTCGCCGCCGAGGTCGAGCGCCTGTGGAACCAGGTCGCGCCGCTCTACTGGTCGCTGCACGCCTACATGCGCACCCGGCTGGTGAAGCAGTACGGCGCGCAGGTGGTTCCGCCCGACGGCCCCATTCCGGCGCACCTGCTCGGAAACATCTGGGCGCAGCAGTGGGGCAACCTCGAGCCGCTGGTCGCCACGCCGGGCGGCGGCCTCGGCTACGACCTGACGAAGATCCTGGTCGACCGGAAGGTGGACGACCATCAGATGGTGCGCTTCGGCGAGGGCTTCTTCACGTCGCTCGGTTTCGATCCGCTCCCGGCGACCTTCTGGGAGCGGTCCCTGTTCGTCAAGCCGGCCGACCGTGACGTCGTCTGCCACGCCAGCGCCTGGGACCTCGACGCCCAGGAGGACCTCCGCATCAAGATGTGCATCGAGATCAACGACGAGGATTTCCGCACCATCCACCACGAGCTCGGGCACAACTTCTACCAGCGCGCCTACCGCCGCCAGCCGGCAATGTTCCGCGGCGGCGCCAACGGCGCCTTCCATGAGGCGATCGGCGACACCATCGCGCTGTCGATCACGCCGGCCTACCTGAAGCGGATCGGGCTTCTGGACACCGTGCCCCCGCCGACCGGCGAGATCGGCTACCTGATGAAGATGGCCCTCGACAAGGTCGCCTTCCTGCCGTTCGGCCTGCTCATCGACCAGTGGCGCTGGAAGGTCTTCTCCGGGGAGGTCACGCCGGCGAGCTACAACCGGGCCTGGTGGGACCTGCGCCTCAAGTACCAGGGGGTCGCGCCGGCCGTCGCGCGGACCGAGTCGGACTTCGACCCCGGCGCCAAGTACCACGTGCCGGCCAACGTGTCCTACACCCGCTACTTCCTCGCCCACATCCTGCAGTTCCAGTTCCATCGGGCGCTGTGCCGCGAGGCCGGGTTCCAGGGTCCGCTCTACCAGTGCTCGATCTACGGCAACGAGGCCGCGGGAAAGAAGCTGCGCGCCATGCTCGAGATGGGGCAGAGCCGCCCCTGGCCCGAGGCGCTCTACGCCCTGACCGGCGAGAGGCAGATGGACGCCACGGCGATCCTCGACTACTTCGCGCCGCTCAAGAAGTGGCTCGACGAGCAGAACCAGGGGAAGAAGATCGGGGTGTAGCGCCGCGACCCCATCCGGTAATCCACTCCGCGTCACCGTGTACAATGGGCGT
This window harbors:
- a CDS encoding M2 family metallopeptidase, which produces MTAHSPRRPSLTVFLIALILALVAGPAAWHRIEAAAATPKPGAKSPTVAEATAFIEAAESRLQDLAIKSDRANWVQSNFITEDTEKIAADANEALIGAVAENALAARRFEGLKLPADVARKFALLKVAVELPAPSNESERGELTEIAASLEGAYGRGKYCPPATAAAPAGGGAEGSGDGCLDVNAITKIMADSRDPKQLLDVWRGWHTISPPMRPKYQRFVELANKGAREQGFKDLGALWRSSYDMPPDAFAAEVERLWNQVAPLYWSLHAYMRTRLVKQYGAQVVPPDGPIPAHLLGNIWAQQWGNLEPLVATPGGGLGYDLTKILVDRKVDDHQMVRFGEGFFTSLGFDPLPATFWERSLFVKPADRDVVCHASAWDLDAQEDLRIKMCIEINDEDFRTIHHELGHNFYQRAYRRQPAMFRGGANGAFHEAIGDTIALSITPAYLKRIGLLDTVPPPTGEIGYLMKMALDKVAFLPFGLLIDQWRWKVFSGEVTPASYNRAWWDLRLKYQGVAPAVARTESDFDPGAKYHVPANVSYTRYFLAHILQFQFHRALCREAGFQGPLYQCSIYGNEAAGKKLRAMLEMGQSRPWPEALYALTGERQMDATAILDYFAPLKKWLDEQNQGKKIGV
- a CDS encoding trypsin-like peptidase domain-containing protein — its product is MMKPCAAVCIAIVMLWAAGPAAGAAEGPPTLSEVFRRVDPAVVEIHTTEVDLPPGPESLPVSVSGLGSGVLITPDGKVLTAAHVVQTANAIEVEFLTGEVVKARVLSSEPSADVAVLQLEKPPRGPFVARLGDSDAVEIGAPVFVVGAPLGASHTLTAGHISARRKPNSTFSGMSRAEFFQTDASINQGNSGGPLFDMQGEVIGIVSHILSHSGGSEGLGFAVTSRVARQLLEQKSFWSGVNGFMLSGDLAQVFNVPPPGVGLLIQRVAAGSPAERLGLKGGTTRASIGGEDLVVGGDIILSILGTSLAEPNSLAMVRQKITALGPDEQVAVVVLRGGKAVTLTTQVPAQP
- a CDS encoding patatin-like phospholipase family protein, which translates into the protein MSAGTDRARAGAAALGLLVLLLAGGAAPPSRPRIGLALSGGGARGIAHVAVLEALEAQRIPIDCMAGTSMGAIVGGLYASGLSPAQIRTALLEVDWPDTFNDLPARRDLGYRRKEDDASDLIKLEMGIRNGRLLLPRGLVAGQKIAFALQSLTLPAARVRDFDRLPTPFRAVATDLGTGEMVVLRSGNLADALHASMSIPGIVAPFEIDGRILGDGGLVRNLPVDVARSMGADVVIAVDVSSPLFSPEELRSLPNITLQVTGIMTHENVEEQIKDADIAIVPELGTITATDYARADDILEAGTTAALAQPEALGRLALTDDAFREHLARARAPLSAPPRIDAVTVEGYTRVDRRIIEKRLKTRAGGPLEIQTLKSDLARIYELGDFERVDYALEQEGDRTKLVIRTREKSWGPNYLRFGLNLRNDFQGDTDFNIISRLTMTRIDPLGAEWRSDVEVGETRRVSSEFYQPLDFSGTFFVAPSVDYANAIVGVFEGDDRIADYQTRSVSGSLALGAQLGRYGEARIGVIRGRVWARPRVGDPGLPVLDVPVAAYAGRFVVDRFDNPNFPHRGRGAGLDVYLPRRGLGSDVSYDRIQGSIVQVFGAGRHHVFMGLEGGTNLGSAIPFYDEFPVGGLFSLSGFKQGQLRGQLFGVARAGYYRRSGKLSGISGQAIYLGGWLEAGNAWATSRDVGTGDLHYAATLVIGADTFLGPLFLAYGHADGGHDAIYLSMGRSLGGRRRFGFGHF